A stretch of the Candidatus Effluviviaceae Genus I sp. genome encodes the following:
- the purL gene encoding phosphoribosylformylglycinamidine synthase subunit PurL, whose translation MSSSRAAAASIPVLSADDASLARALSGAGITLTLDEARKVAALLGRDPTVVEAHIFNTMWSEHCSYKSSRKVLGAHLPTSASNVVLGPGEDAGIVRLCEAGGTSWCLVVAHESHNHPSQIVPNEGAATGIGGIVRDVYCMGADVVGVLDALRFGDPAGPNAERTREIVHGVVEGIWQYGNALGVPNLGGDVFFDRSFDENCLVNVIALGVVEEAAVVRSRVPVEARDAPYDVILVGKPTDPSGFGGATFASRVLDEERALGDKYAVQVPDPFLKRMLAVATAEALALARERGAAIGYKDLGAGGIACATSELGAAAGVGMRVDLSRVPVAEDGLAPEVIACSETQERYCLVVPRGLSPDVLRIYNERFELPELCHGARAAVIGEVIPEPRYVLVHEGSVVCDASTEEITTGISYDRQARARQRTLTERPVPDDLDLGAALVRVLGSPNVASREHVYRHYESEVKGNTLVRPGEADACVIAPVPGSDVGVAVAVGGCASMGALDAYEAGAAAVAEAVRNVAAAGAEPLAITDCLNFGNPEVPEVFHDFVETVRGIGDAARGIGLKDRDEPLPVISGNVSFYNQSSTGSAVVPSPVVCCVGRLDDCARHLTAGFKAAGSALYLVGERAGGLGASEFARAVLESAGGAPARVAPREERAMAAAVTDLAAAGLALSCHDISDGGLGVAVAEMMLTAAPGAALGARMDLRAASGAGEGTGGEALSAPEAARRLFCERGGYVLEIEPRSEDAARGVLERRGAWCARVGVVTADASLVITGAGPRDIALPMAALARAWSRGATEVML comes from the coding sequence GTGAGTTCCTCCCGGGCGGCCGCCGCTTCCATCCCGGTTCTCTCCGCCGACGATGCCTCGCTGGCCCGCGCCCTCTCCGGGGCGGGCATCACGCTCACGCTCGACGAGGCGCGGAAGGTCGCGGCGCTCCTGGGCCGGGACCCCACCGTCGTCGAGGCCCACATCTTCAACACGATGTGGAGCGAGCACTGCTCCTACAAGAGCAGCCGGAAGGTGCTCGGCGCGCATCTCCCCACGAGCGCGTCGAACGTCGTGCTTGGCCCGGGCGAGGACGCGGGCATCGTGCGGTTGTGCGAGGCCGGCGGGACGTCGTGGTGTCTGGTCGTCGCGCACGAGAGCCACAACCACCCCTCGCAGATCGTCCCGAACGAGGGCGCGGCGACCGGCATCGGCGGCATCGTGCGCGACGTGTACTGCATGGGCGCCGACGTGGTCGGCGTGCTCGACGCGCTCCGGTTCGGCGACCCCGCGGGCCCGAACGCGGAGCGGACGCGCGAGATCGTCCACGGCGTGGTCGAGGGCATCTGGCAGTACGGAAACGCGCTCGGGGTCCCGAACCTGGGGGGCGACGTCTTCTTCGACCGCTCGTTCGACGAGAACTGCCTGGTGAACGTGATCGCGCTCGGGGTCGTCGAGGAGGCGGCCGTCGTGCGGAGCCGCGTTCCCGTCGAGGCCCGCGACGCGCCGTACGACGTGATCCTCGTCGGCAAGCCCACGGACCCGTCGGGGTTCGGCGGCGCGACCTTCGCCTCGCGCGTCCTCGACGAGGAGCGCGCGCTCGGCGACAAGTACGCCGTGCAGGTGCCCGACCCGTTCCTGAAGAGGATGCTCGCCGTGGCGACGGCAGAGGCGCTGGCCCTCGCGCGCGAGCGCGGCGCGGCCATCGGCTACAAGGACCTGGGCGCGGGCGGCATCGCGTGCGCGACGTCGGAGCTCGGAGCGGCGGCCGGCGTCGGCATGCGCGTGGACCTCTCTCGCGTGCCCGTCGCGGAGGACGGGCTTGCGCCCGAGGTCATCGCGTGCTCGGAGACGCAGGAACGCTACTGCCTCGTCGTGCCGCGCGGGCTCTCGCCTGACGTGCTTCGCATCTACAACGAGCGGTTCGAGCTGCCCGAGCTCTGCCACGGGGCGCGGGCGGCGGTCATCGGGGAGGTGATCCCCGAGCCGAGATACGTGCTCGTCCACGAGGGCTCGGTCGTGTGCGACGCGAGCACCGAGGAGATCACGACGGGCATCTCGTACGACCGCCAGGCGCGGGCGAGGCAGCGCACGCTCACCGAGCGGCCGGTGCCGGACGACCTCGATCTCGGCGCCGCGCTCGTCCGGGTGCTGGGCTCGCCGAACGTGGCGTCGCGGGAGCACGTGTACCGGCACTACGAGAGCGAGGTGAAGGGCAACACGCTCGTGAGGCCGGGCGAGGCGGACGCGTGCGTCATCGCGCCGGTGCCGGGCTCCGACGTGGGCGTCGCGGTCGCGGTGGGCGGGTGCGCCTCCATGGGTGCCCTCGACGCGTACGAGGCGGGCGCCGCGGCGGTCGCGGAGGCCGTGCGGAACGTCGCGGCCGCCGGCGCGGAGCCGCTGGCCATCACGGACTGCCTGAACTTCGGGAACCCCGAGGTGCCGGAGGTCTTCCACGACTTCGTCGAGACCGTCCGCGGCATCGGCGACGCCGCGCGGGGGATCGGGCTCAAGGACCGCGACGAGCCGCTCCCGGTGATCTCGGGGAACGTGAGCTTCTACAACCAGTCCTCGACCGGGAGCGCCGTGGTGCCGTCGCCGGTCGTCTGCTGCGTCGGGCGGCTCGACGACTGCGCGCGACACCTCACGGCCGGGTTCAAGGCGGCGGGGAGCGCGCTCTACCTCGTCGGCGAGCGGGCGGGCGGGCTCGGCGCGTCGGAGTTCGCGCGCGCCGTGCTCGAGTCGGCCGGCGGCGCGCCCGCGCGCGTTGCGCCGCGCGAGGAGCGCGCGATGGCGGCCGCCGTCACCGATCTGGCCGCAGCGGGCCTCGCGCTCTCGTGCCACGACATCTCGGACGGGGGGCTCGGCGTCGCGGTCGCGGAGATGATGCTGACGGCCGCGCCGGGCGCGGCGCTGGGGGCGCGGATGGACCTCCGCGCGGCGAGCGGGGCGGGAGAGGGAACGGGCGGGGAGGCGCTCAGCGCGCCGGAGGCCGCAAGGAGGCTCTTCTGCGAGCGCGGAGGATACGTGCTCGAGATCGAGCCGCGTTCCGAGGACGCCGCGCGGGGGGTGCTCGAGCGGCGGGGCGCGTGGTGCGCCCGCGTCGGCGTCGTGACGGCCGACGCGTCGCTCGTCATCACGGGCGCGGGACCGAGGGACATCGCGCTTCCGATGGCGGCGCTTGCGCGCGCGTGGTCGCGCGGCGCCACGGAGGTGATGCTGTGA